The following coding sequences lie in one Actinomycetota bacterium genomic window:
- a CDS encoding Ig-like domain-containing protein gives MDLRNTRRARRPAGRLALVTLAAVLASSMAAPAQAATQVGFKAHSFSGFNAESSGGAITGEKPESKLWFHDNQWWGAMLSPAAAGAHTIWRLGQSSWTDTGVVIDTRPASKEDTLSVGGTLYVVSRASSALGGNKLRRFTYTGSSYQLDGGFPVTLPGAGEETLTLDRDTTGRLWVTYESGSSIRVAHTLGSDTSWSAPFVIPVAGATGTSSDDIASVIAFTDATGPAIGVLWSNQSSDADYFAIHRDNAPTSTWTVEVALSGSNEADDHINLKTSGGRVYAAVKTEQSGSTNARIRLLVRSETGTWGRHQVAVVAQANTRPITSLYIDPVQQLVYVFMTIGEGDTANGISYKVSSTQSITFPSQPTILIQGANAEKINNATTSKQNADQASGVVILASDGVNYWWNRIGGGAPPNTPPTAHAGSAATTTGTPVGITLTATDAETCELSFSVVQQPAHGTLGSLGAQSCTYGAPNTDRVGVTFTPHAGYVGPDSFTFSVTDGGGASANGLVSLAISSPSSGITFRSASSAANTPSTSLTIPTPANIAADDVLVAVVDARGNPTLTAPAGWTLVRLDISGNVMRQGVWVRVAGTNPPSSFTWTLSNAQSAAGGISAYAGVDTAAPIMAHSGQISASKNTNSIVAPTITTTAEGAMILGIFGVASKTSVTPPSGMTERFDVVSNAGPSPVVSSSADVQQPIAGPTGNKTAVSARRGWNIGQLVALRRRVP, from the coding sequence ATGGATCTGCGGAACACGCGACGGGCTCGCCGGCCCGCAGGGCGGCTCGCCTTGGTGACGCTTGCGGCGGTGCTGGCTTCGTCCATGGCGGCGCCGGCGCAGGCCGCCACCCAGGTGGGGTTCAAAGCCCACTCGTTCTCAGGATTCAACGCGGAAAGCTCCGGCGGTGCGATCACGGGTGAGAAGCCCGAGTCGAAGCTGTGGTTCCACGACAACCAGTGGTGGGGCGCGATGCTCAGCCCGGCCGCCGCGGGCGCGCACACGATCTGGCGCCTGGGGCAGAGCAGCTGGACCGACACCGGCGTCGTGATCGACACGCGTCCGGCATCGAAGGAGGACACCCTCAGTGTCGGCGGGACGCTCTACGTCGTCTCGCGCGCTTCGAGCGCGCTCGGCGGCAACAAGCTCCGGCGGTTCACGTACACGGGTAGCTCGTACCAGCTGGACGGCGGCTTCCCCGTGACCCTGCCGGGCGCCGGCGAGGAGACGCTGACCCTCGATCGGGACACAACCGGACGGCTCTGGGTGACGTACGAGTCCGGTTCGAGCATCCGCGTCGCGCACACGCTGGGATCGGACACGTCGTGGAGCGCCCCGTTCGTCATCCCGGTCGCCGGGGCCACGGGCACGAGCAGCGACGACATCGCGTCGGTGATCGCGTTCACCGACGCGACCGGCCCGGCGATCGGCGTGCTGTGGTCCAACCAGAGCAGCGACGCCGATTACTTCGCGATCCATCGCGACAACGCACCGACAAGCACATGGACCGTCGAAGTCGCGTTGAGCGGAAGCAACGAGGCCGACGACCACATCAACCTCAAGACGTCGGGCGGGCGAGTCTACGCCGCCGTCAAGACGGAGCAGTCCGGATCCACGAACGCGCGCATCCGGCTGCTGGTCCGTTCGGAGACCGGCACCTGGGGCCGCCATCAGGTCGCGGTCGTGGCGCAAGCCAACACGCGCCCGATCACGAGCCTCTACATCGATCCGGTGCAGCAGCTCGTGTACGTGTTCATGACCATCGGCGAAGGCGACACGGCGAACGGCATCTCCTACAAGGTTTCGTCGACCCAGTCGATCACCTTCCCGTCGCAGCCGACGATCCTCATCCAGGGGGCCAACGCCGAGAAGATCAACAACGCGACCACGTCCAAGCAGAACGCCGATCAAGCCTCCGGCGTCGTCATCTTGGCGTCGGACGGCGTGAACTACTGGTGGAACCGGATCGGAGGAGGAGCGCCGCCGAACACGCCGCCCACCGCGCACGCGGGATCGGCCGCCACGACGACGGGAACGCCGGTCGGGATCACCCTCACCGCCACCGACGCGGAGACCTGCGAGCTTTCGTTCTCGGTCGTGCAGCAGCCGGCGCACGGGACGCTCGGATCACTGGGCGCCCAGAGCTGCACGTACGGCGCGCCGAACACCGACCGGGTCGGCGTGACCTTCACGCCGCACGCCGGATACGTCGGGCCGGACTCGTTCACCTTTTCGGTGACCGACGGCGGCGGCGCGTCGGCTAACGGGCTCGTGTCGCTCGCGATCAGCTCCCCGTCGTCGGGGATCACCTTCCGTTCCGCGTCGAGCGCCGCGAACACACCATCCACGTCGCTCACCATCCCGACGCCGGCGAACATCGCGGCCGACGACGTCCTGGTGGCCGTCGTCGACGCGCGAGGTAACCCGACCCTCACGGCCCCCGCCGGCTGGACCCTCGTCCGGCTCGACATCAGCGGCAACGTGATGCGTCAGGGCGTCTGGGTCCGCGTGGCTGGCACGAACCCGCCGTCGAGCTTCACCTGGACCCTTTCCAACGCGCAGTCCGCTGCCGGCGGGATCTCGGCGTACGCGGGCGTGGACACCGCTGCGCCGATCATGGCGCACAGCGGCCAGATCAGCGCGTCGAAAAACACCAACTCGATCGTCGCCCCGACGATCACCACGACCGCTGAGGGCGCGATGATCCTGGGCATCTTCGGCGTCGCGAGCAAAACCTCGGTGACGCCGCCGAGCGGGATGACCGAGCGCTTCGATGTGGTGTCCAACGCGGGACCTTCCCCCGTCGTGTCTTCCTCGGCCGATGTCCAGCAACCGATCGCCGGGCCGACCGGGAACAAGACGGCCGTTTCCGCCCGCCGGGGTTGGAACATCGGTCAGCTGGTCGCGCTGAGGCGTCGTGTCCCGTAG
- a CDS encoding glycosyltransferase, which yields MPDDPPVSIVIPAFNAGRTIGRTLASIAAQPDARDREVIVVDDGSTDNTAAVAELFEGVRVLRQPNAGPAVARNVGAQAARGRLLVFIDADCEAQPGWLAHMLARFADPEVIAVKGAYRTRQPELIARFVQIEYEDKYDRLARSRDIDFIDTYSAAFRRLVFLGHGGFSAEFPTACAEDVDLSFRMSRAGGRMVFEPEAIVFHLHPNRLVAYAKKKFKFAYWRLLAVKRNPEKLVSDSHTPQLMKAQAVVAPLLPILAAAAIVVPALVWPAVALAALFAVSTVPFTIKALRKDRAVGAASPALLFVRGIAQGVGLGFGTLHVIRLTVAGSRRRLESTPVPATTAPPGPGGDGSM from the coding sequence ATGCCCGATGATCCCCCGGTTTCGATCGTCATCCCCGCGTTCAACGCCGGCCGGACGATCGGCCGCACACTTGCTTCGATCGCGGCTCAGCCGGACGCGCGCGACCGAGAGGTCATCGTGGTCGACGACGGATCGACGGACAACACGGCGGCCGTCGCGGAGTTGTTCGAGGGCGTGCGGGTGCTCCGGCAGCCCAACGCCGGCCCTGCGGTGGCTCGCAACGTCGGAGCCCAGGCAGCGCGGGGAAGGCTCCTGGTCTTCATCGACGCGGACTGCGAGGCTCAGCCCGGGTGGCTCGCGCACATGCTCGCCCGATTCGCCGATCCGGAGGTGATCGCCGTCAAGGGCGCCTATCGGACGCGCCAGCCCGAGCTCATCGCGCGCTTCGTTCAGATCGAGTACGAGGATAAGTACGATCGACTGGCGCGGAGCCGCGACATCGACTTCATCGACACGTACTCCGCCGCGTTCCGCCGCCTCGTGTTCCTCGGGCACGGTGGGTTCAGTGCAGAGTTCCCGACCGCGTGTGCGGAGGACGTAGACCTATCGTTCCGGATGTCACGCGCCGGCGGACGCATGGTGTTCGAGCCGGAAGCCATCGTGTTCCACCTCCACCCGAACCGCCTAGTCGCCTACGCGAAGAAGAAGTTCAAGTTCGCGTATTGGCGCCTGCTCGCGGTCAAACGCAATCCGGAGAAGCTCGTTTCGGACTCGCACACGCCCCAGCTGATGAAGGCTCAGGCCGTCGTCGCACCGTTGCTTCCTATCCTGGCGGCGGCGGCGATCGTCGTGCCGGCGCTTGTGTGGCCGGCGGTAGCGCTCGCAGCGTTGTTCGCGGTCTCCACCGTGCCGTTCACGATCAAGGCTCTCCGAAAGGATCGCGCCGTCGGCGCGGCGAGCCCGGCGTTGCTCTTCGTCCGAGGCATCGCGCAAGGCGTTGGACTCGGTTTCGGCACGCTGCACGTGATCCGCCTCACCGTCGCAGGCTCGCGGCGACGACTCGAGAGCACTCCGGTTCCCGCGACCACCGCGCCTCCTGGACCCGGCGGCGACGGCTCCATGTGA
- a CDS encoding glycosyltransferase family 4 protein — protein sequence MSRVLLVGKGPPDRGGIAAFLHILLASDLGSRHEIRLLNLTRDEVPRAGRLTSANVRRTLSDTVRVGKEAGRAEVVHIHTALVPAVTLVRAGMLCLAARIRGAKVALHVHSGLVELWLTTRARRALARVLLSSAHRILTMSNPTRDALAAALGERRISVVDNGVDLDRFHPGDAANVAPRILYAGLLTPRKGVVDLMRASEELGRRGVAHELVLAGGMPDEGPDDEAAVRAAAPATAHLLGAQSHDRMPSLYRDSDLFCLPSWFEAMPLSILEAMASGLPVVATDVGDVRRIVEHGVTGLVVPPKRPDLLADALGELLADGDRRRSMGQAGRHAVADRFATGRMIDEIDAIYGQLVP from the coding sequence GTGAGCCGCGTCCTCCTCGTCGGCAAGGGTCCGCCCGACCGCGGAGGCATCGCCGCCTTCCTCCATATCCTGCTCGCGAGCGACCTCGGTAGCAGACACGAGATCCGCCTCCTCAACCTAACGCGCGACGAGGTGCCGAGGGCCGGCCGCCTGACTTCCGCGAACGTTCGGCGGACGCTGTCCGACACCGTGCGCGTCGGGAAGGAGGCCGGACGGGCCGAGGTCGTCCACATCCACACGGCGCTCGTTCCGGCCGTGACGCTCGTCCGCGCGGGGATGCTGTGCCTCGCCGCCCGGATCCGGGGTGCGAAGGTCGCGCTCCACGTACACAGCGGCCTCGTCGAGCTCTGGCTCACGACTCGGGCACGGCGCGCGCTCGCCCGAGTGCTCCTGTCCTCCGCTCACCGCATACTGACGATGTCGAACCCGACCCGCGACGCTTTGGCCGCGGCGCTCGGCGAGCGCAGGATCTCCGTGGTCGACAACGGGGTAGACCTCGATCGGTTCCACCCCGGGGATGCCGCGAACGTTGCTCCGCGGATCCTCTACGCGGGACTGCTCACGCCGCGCAAGGGGGTCGTCGATCTGATGCGGGCGAGCGAGGAGCTCGGCCGTCGCGGGGTCGCGCACGAGCTCGTACTGGCCGGCGGCATGCCCGACGAAGGCCCGGACGACGAGGCCGCCGTCCGCGCGGCCGCGCCCGCCACCGCGCACCTGCTCGGTGCGCAGTCCCACGATCGGATGCCGTCGCTGTATCGAGATTCCGATCTCTTCTGCCTCCCGTCGTGGTTCGAGGCGATGCCGCTGTCGATCCTCGAAGCGATGGCCAGCGGACTTCCGGTCGTGGCGACCGACGTCGGGGACGTGCGACGCATCGTGGAGCACGGAGTGACCGGCCTCGTCGTCCCGCCGAAACGGCCGGATCTCCTCGCCGACGCGCTGGGCGAGCTGCTCGCCGATGGTGACCGGCGCCGCTCGATGGGCCAAGCGGGAAGGCACGCCGTCGCCGACCGTTTCGCGACGGGGCGGATGATCGATGAGATCGACGCGATCTACGGGCAATTGGTGCCGTGA
- a CDS encoding polysaccharide deacetylase family protein: MSILCYHSVDPAWRSPLAVTPSEFDRQCAWLAANRRVVGLERAVGMLDRRCRLPAGTVAVTFDDGFAGLAEHAAPVLRTHGLPATIFLVASTLTGAPLRYEWVEGEPPPEPRTLTLEQVLEMQDAGVTFGSHTVNHRDLTHLSDAECADELSDSKQILGDLLGRPATLLAYPGGRHDERVRRIAAHTGYEAAFTLPEGREAVGRYAIPRVGIYPGNNEWTLRVKDSRWYLPARTSSVFPALRRAARVVTRGRVG; this comes from the coding sequence ATGAGCATCCTTTGTTATCACTCCGTCGACCCGGCCTGGCGATCGCCTCTGGCGGTCACGCCGTCCGAGTTCGACCGCCAGTGCGCGTGGCTCGCCGCCAACCGGCGCGTCGTCGGTTTGGAGCGCGCCGTCGGCATGCTGGACCGGCGTTGCCGGCTTCCCGCCGGGACGGTCGCCGTCACCTTCGACGACGGCTTCGCCGGGCTGGCCGAGCACGCGGCCCCGGTGCTGCGCACGCACGGGCTCCCTGCCACGATCTTCCTCGTCGCGTCCACGCTCACCGGCGCCCCGTTGCGCTACGAGTGGGTCGAGGGCGAGCCGCCGCCCGAACCGCGCACGCTGACCCTCGAGCAGGTCCTCGAGATGCAGGACGCCGGCGTGACGTTCGGCTCGCATACGGTCAACCACCGCGACCTCACCCACCTTTCGGACGCCGAGTGCGCCGACGAGCTTTCGGATAGCAAGCAGATCCTCGGCGACCTCTTGGGCCGCCCCGCGACGCTCCTCGCGTATCCGGGAGGTCGGCACGACGAGCGCGTTCGACGCATCGCCGCGCATACCGGGTACGAGGCTGCATTCACCCTGCCGGAAGGGCGCGAGGCGGTCGGACGTTACGCGATCCCGCGCGTCGGCATCTACCCCGGCAACAACGAGTGGACGTTGCGCGTCAAGGATTCGCGCTGGTACCTCCCCGCGCGCACATCGTCCGTGTTCCCGGCGTTGCGACGCGCGGCTCGCGTGGTCACTCGGGGTCGCGTGGGGTGA
- a CDS encoding O-antigen ligase family protein, with protein sequence MILILAFALLPVAVVALVAGLRAPIRVLLTAYALVLPFGSAVSLPLGLPPPFDTPSSVLGLVVIAGLIGHLMLVPRSAPMLLSAVPAWLLFAAFAGLSFAWSVNPSASLSEFTILLGLVALYLLVCLMPVEERDVVRVEEALVLGGAIAGIYGIILLLQSGLGQAGGTGQRFATAGGVGKGIDPNITAATLILPLAIAIGRAVRATNTAARLLFWSASALIGAAIMLTGSRGGILAAVTVLVIHAFSHQRRRVMAAVGLGLVLVAGLTISLAPDQLQRRISRPGSSGRTDIWRTALTRCDRYCWAGSGFGTFPTVYQDTLHSEPSARGLDRPFVAHSIWIGSLIETGIAGLLLLVAALALVAKDLLRLPPEIRGSPLAGFVGLLVASTFLSTLGFKYFWMGLMYAGLTSLAHEGRRAAAPATARFSPLQRLELGEA encoded by the coding sequence ATGATCCTGATCCTGGCGTTTGCGCTGTTGCCGGTCGCCGTCGTGGCGCTGGTCGCGGGCCTCCGAGCGCCGATCCGGGTCCTGCTCACGGCCTATGCGCTCGTGTTGCCATTCGGTTCTGCGGTGAGCCTGCCGCTCGGGCTGCCCCCGCCGTTCGATACCCCTTCGAGCGTCCTCGGGCTCGTGGTGATCGCCGGCCTGATCGGCCACCTCATGCTCGTACCGAGAAGCGCGCCGATGCTCCTCTCCGCCGTCCCTGCGTGGCTCCTTTTCGCGGCCTTCGCCGGATTGAGCTTCGCGTGGTCCGTCAACCCGTCGGCCAGCTTGAGCGAGTTCACCATCCTGCTCGGCCTGGTCGCCTTGTACCTGCTCGTTTGCTTGATGCCCGTGGAGGAGCGCGACGTGGTACGCGTCGAGGAAGCGCTCGTGCTCGGCGGCGCCATCGCCGGCATCTACGGCATCATCCTGCTGCTGCAGTCGGGGCTCGGGCAGGCGGGCGGCACGGGGCAGAGATTCGCTACGGCGGGCGGCGTGGGCAAGGGGATCGACCCGAACATCACTGCAGCGACGTTGATCCTTCCACTCGCGATCGCGATCGGCCGCGCGGTCCGGGCCACGAACACGGCGGCTCGTCTTCTGTTTTGGAGCGCGAGCGCCCTCATCGGTGCAGCGATCATGCTTACCGGCTCGCGGGGAGGGATCCTCGCGGCGGTGACGGTGCTCGTGATCCACGCGTTCTCGCATCAGCGCCGCCGCGTTATGGCGGCCGTCGGACTCGGACTGGTGTTGGTTGCCGGCCTGACCATATCGCTGGCGCCCGACCAGTTGCAGCGCCGGATCTCCCGTCCGGGATCCTCCGGACGGACGGACATCTGGCGAACGGCCCTGACGCGTTGCGATCGGTACTGCTGGGCGGGAAGTGGTTTCGGGACGTTCCCCACGGTGTACCAAGACACGCTGCACTCCGAGCCCAGCGCGCGCGGGCTCGACCGCCCATTCGTCGCGCACAGCATCTGGATCGGTTCGCTGATCGAGACCGGGATCGCCGGGCTCTTGCTCTTGGTCGCGGCGCTGGCACTCGTGGCGAAGGATCTGCTTCGCTTGCCGCCGGAGATCCGAGGGTCCCCGCTGGCCGGCTTCGTGGGGCTGCTTGTGGCGAGCACGTTCCTGTCGACCTTAGGGTTCAAGTACTTCTGGATGGGTCTGATGTATGCGGGATTGACGTCGCTTGCGCATGAGGGGCGCCGCGCTGCTGCACCGGCCACGGCGCGGTTCTCACCGTTGCAACGCCTGGAATTAGGGGAGGCCTGA
- a CDS encoding HIT domain-containing protein, whose translation MERLWTPWRMAYIKGEERHNACIFCDFPSQAEPNDETNLILARGERSFVILNKFPYNTGHLMVTPYRHVGEWESLSAEELAEIGEWSQRCINALKATLGPQGFNVGVNQGVIAGAGITDHVHLHVVPRWGGDTNFMTTVGESKVIPEALEDTYSRLKPHL comes from the coding sequence GTGGAACGTCTCTGGACTCCCTGGCGGATGGCGTACATCAAAGGCGAGGAGCGTCACAACGCGTGCATCTTCTGCGACTTCCCGTCGCAGGCAGAGCCCAACGACGAAACGAACCTGATCCTGGCGCGTGGGGAGCGCTCCTTCGTCATCCTGAACAAGTTCCCGTACAACACCGGCCACCTCATGGTCACGCCATACCGGCACGTCGGAGAATGGGAGTCGCTGTCGGCCGAGGAGCTGGCGGAGATCGGCGAATGGTCGCAGCGTTGCATCAACGCGCTCAAGGCGACGCTCGGCCCGCAAGGTTTCAACGTGGGGGTGAACCAAGGCGTCATCGCCGGCGCCGGGATCACCGACCACGTCCATCTGCACGTCGTCCCGCGCTGGGGTGGGGACACGAACTTCATGACCACGGTGGGGGAGTCCAAGGTCATCCCCGAAGCGCTCGAGGACACCTACTCCCGGCTCAAACCGCACCTCTAG
- the thrS gene encoding threonine--tRNA ligase — MTATVKLTDGAAVDPSSEEGREVLRHSTAHVMAQAVCDLFPGAKYAIGPAIADGFYYDFDVGRPFTPEDLERIEARMREIVAAAQSFKREELSRDEAMKRFADQPFKVEIIEGVDEAEGAGGRAITVYRNNGWADLCRGPHVSDTALIPAFKLLRIAGAYWRGDERNPMLQRIYGTAWESQEALDEYLVRLEEAAKRDHRKLGRELDLFSFPEELGGGLLVWHPKGGALRKTLEDFSREINLSRGYEPVYSPHVARSVLWETSGHLAQYKDNMYPAMELEGAEYYVKPMNCPFHVLVYKSKTRSYRDLPIRMFELGTVYRHERSGVLHGLMRVRGLTQDDSHIFCRRDQLVDEIIGVMDLTLEIHDALGFGEPRIELSTKPGKAIGNEEMWAEATDALKSALDKWGKPYTVAEGEGAFYGPKIDFHFSDAIGRYWQLTTIQVDFALPEAFDLQYAAGEDNKLERPVMIHRAILGSVERVTGVLLEHYAGAFPTWLAPVQVVICAVNDRNVDHCRQVAADMRARRIRVEVDDRHEKVGRKIRDAKLQKVPYILVIGDSDIEGGTAGVNPRDGDGQRGVPLAEFTEKVVEEIRARAHA, encoded by the coding sequence GTGACCGCAACCGTGAAGCTGACCGACGGGGCAGCCGTCGACCCCTCCTCGGAGGAAGGTCGTGAGGTGCTCCGCCATTCGACCGCGCACGTGATGGCACAGGCCGTGTGCGACCTGTTCCCCGGCGCCAAGTACGCCATCGGGCCGGCGATCGCCGACGGCTTCTACTACGACTTCGACGTCGGGCGTCCGTTCACACCCGAGGACCTGGAGCGGATCGAGGCGCGCATGCGCGAGATCGTGGCCGCGGCGCAGTCGTTCAAGCGCGAGGAGCTTTCGCGGGACGAGGCGATGAAGCGCTTCGCCGACCAGCCGTTCAAGGTCGAGATCATCGAAGGCGTCGACGAGGCCGAAGGCGCCGGTGGCCGAGCCATCACCGTCTACCGCAACAACGGGTGGGCGGATCTCTGCCGCGGGCCGCACGTCTCGGACACCGCGCTCATCCCGGCGTTCAAGCTCCTGCGGATCGCCGGCGCGTACTGGCGGGGCGACGAACGCAACCCGATGCTCCAGCGGATCTACGGCACCGCTTGGGAGTCGCAGGAGGCGCTCGACGAGTACCTCGTGCGGCTGGAGGAAGCCGCCAAGCGGGATCACCGGAAGCTCGGTCGCGAGCTCGACCTCTTCTCGTTCCCGGAGGAGCTCGGCGGCGGGCTGCTCGTGTGGCACCCGAAGGGCGGCGCGCTCCGCAAAACCCTGGAGGACTTCTCGCGCGAGATCAACCTGTCAAGGGGCTACGAGCCGGTGTACTCGCCGCACGTCGCCCGGTCCGTGCTGTGGGAAACCAGCGGCCACCTCGCCCAGTACAAGGACAACATGTATCCGGCGATGGAGCTCGAGGGCGCGGAGTACTACGTCAAACCGATGAACTGCCCGTTCCACGTGCTGGTGTACAAGTCTAAGACCCGATCGTACCGAGACCTGCCCATCCGCATGTTCGAGCTCGGCACCGTCTACCGGCACGAGCGCTCGGGCGTTCTCCATGGACTGATGCGCGTGCGTGGGCTGACCCAAGACGATTCGCACATCTTCTGCCGGCGCGACCAGCTCGTGGACGAGATCATCGGCGTGATGGATCTGACCTTGGAGATCCACGACGCCCTCGGGTTCGGCGAGCCGCGCATCGAGCTCTCCACCAAGCCCGGCAAGGCGATCGGCAACGAAGAGATGTGGGCCGAGGCGACCGACGCGCTGAAGAGCGCGCTCGACAAGTGGGGGAAGCCCTATACCGTTGCCGAGGGCGAGGGCGCGTTCTACGGCCCGAAGATCGATTTCCACTTCTCCGATGCGATCGGACGATACTGGCAGCTGACCACGATCCAGGTCGACTTCGCGCTGCCCGAGGCTTTCGATCTGCAGTACGCGGCGGGTGAGGACAACAAGCTGGAGCGCCCGGTGATGATCCATCGTGCGATCCTCGGCTCGGTCGAGCGCGTCACCGGTGTGCTGCTCGAGCATTACGCCGGCGCGTTCCCGACCTGGCTCGCCCCCGTGCAGGTTGTGATCTGCGCGGTCAACGACCGCAACGTCGACCATTGTCGGCAGGTTGCGGCCGACATGCGCGCGCGGCGGATCCGGGTCGAGGTCGACGACCGCCACGAGAAGGTCGGCCGCAAGATCCGGGACGCGAAGCTGCAGAAGGTTCCCTACATCCTCGTCATCGGCGACAGCGACATCGAGGGCGGCACCGCGGGCGTCAACCCGCGTGATGGTGACGGGCAGCGCGGCGTCCCGCTCGCCGAGTTCACCGAGAAGGTCGTCGAGGAGATCCGCGCGCGGGCGCACGCGTAG